From the genome of Cedecea lapagei, one region includes:
- a CDS encoding MASE1 domain-containing protein translates to MKTYFPSWLQHTVILLLWGLVYYLSGLISLKFDDPGSAIAIVWFPSGVAVAAFLSARWRDYPALILIFALTSVVLDEAWQSLPLFLTTLGYSLLAMPANVIIAWLVRRFSRPNDDLHVILLWICTTFIVSLFDALIVGGGYALLTEQPIEKTIWNGFVADVTGIFFATTVVMGFVNKRGQQAALTWSTRLAGLALLLLVCVATVFIFGYQGHWLKTEGAALYFALSCLPIVLTMMLSLIWGNRGGSIGLIALGAIVIHFTDKHQGPFFLRGLSFTESMLLALSYLSATALLIVFIRVLRRSTTRFNPDTGRLAGNGVLYRLEPETGVFSWENDLSSLLGSTTPQEFDTVENVLRHVHPSDREKLRQHWLAPVQNRHRPLIFRLKAKDDEWLTLVDSGGRCYVERRHADHCRKLAGQPLRSGYLSMDVMTF, encoded by the coding sequence ATGAAAACATATTTCCCTTCCTGGCTGCAGCATACCGTCATCCTGCTTTTGTGGGGGCTGGTCTATTACCTGTCCGGGCTTATCTCACTAAAATTTGACGATCCAGGCTCCGCTATAGCGATTGTCTGGTTCCCTTCGGGCGTTGCGGTAGCGGCTTTTTTATCAGCCCGCTGGCGCGACTATCCCGCGCTTATCCTTATCTTCGCGCTAACAAGCGTAGTGCTGGATGAAGCCTGGCAGAGCCTCCCTCTGTTTTTAACCACGCTGGGATATTCGCTGCTGGCGATGCCTGCCAACGTGATTATTGCCTGGCTGGTTCGTCGCTTCTCGCGGCCAAATGACGATCTGCACGTTATCCTTCTGTGGATTTGCACCACCTTTATCGTCAGCCTGTTCGATGCCCTGATTGTCGGCGGAGGCTACGCGCTTCTCACCGAACAGCCGATAGAGAAGACCATCTGGAACGGGTTTGTTGCCGACGTAACCGGGATCTTCTTCGCAACCACCGTTGTCATGGGGTTTGTGAATAAACGAGGTCAGCAGGCGGCTCTCACCTGGTCAACACGTCTGGCAGGTCTTGCTTTATTGCTGCTGGTTTGTGTCGCAACGGTATTTATTTTCGGCTATCAGGGACACTGGCTCAAAACCGAGGGTGCCGCGCTCTATTTCGCTCTTTCTTGCTTGCCGATTGTGCTGACGATGATGCTTTCCCTGATCTGGGGCAATCGCGGAGGATCGATCGGCCTGATAGCGTTAGGGGCCATCGTTATTCACTTTACCGACAAGCATCAGGGTCCTTTCTTTCTCCGCGGCCTTAGCTTTACCGAATCGATGCTGCTTGCGCTGAGCTACCTCTCAGCAACTGCCCTGCTGATTGTGTTTATCCGTGTGTTAAGGCGCTCAACGACTCGTTTTAATCCGGATACCGGCAGGCTTGCGGGTAACGGCGTGCTTTATCGCCTGGAGCCTGAAACCGGCGTATTCAGCTGGGAGAACGATCTCTCCTCACTGCTGGGCTCCACAACCCCGCAAGAGTTCGACACCGTAGAAAACGTACTCCGACATGTGCATCCCTCCGATCGGGAAAAACTCCGTCAACACTGGCTGGCCCCGGTTCAAAACCGGCACAGGCCACTGATATTTCGTCTTAAAGCGAAGGATGATGAGTGGCTAACGCTGGTTGACAGCGGGGGGCGTTGCTATGTCGAACGGCGGCACGCGGATCATTGTCGGAAACTGGCAGGCCAGCCATTACGATCTGGCTATCTAAGCATGGACGTGATGACTTTTTAA
- a CDS encoding DUF421 domain-containing protein: MMFYGYVLIKFIIGFVIVITHLNLSGKTQLSQMTPVDFIGNFVLGGIIGGVIYSDAIPLYQYIIVLLLGVSLISSLNWVSKHVYRLRAVTIGEPIPIIKDGKFLMDNILRKKNKIDIINVSSQLHSQGIHSFQQVRYAQIEPGGQLTVVCEGSEMPSIIMMKDGKIRFYELESVDKDEAWLKEQMTRLSIKPEDVFIAEFWGGEIHFILNSGEKRH; encoded by the coding sequence ATGATGTTTTATGGTTATGTCCTGATCAAATTTATTATTGGTTTTGTTATTGTTATCACGCACCTCAATCTTTCGGGGAAGACTCAGCTTTCACAGATGACGCCGGTTGATTTTATCGGCAACTTTGTTCTTGGGGGCATTATTGGCGGCGTGATATACAGCGACGCGATTCCTCTCTACCAGTACATCATTGTGCTGTTGTTGGGCGTGTCGCTGATTTCCTCGCTTAACTGGGTCAGCAAACATGTCTATCGCTTACGCGCCGTGACCATCGGCGAGCCAATACCGATCATCAAGGACGGTAAGTTTCTGATGGATAATATCCTGAGGAAAAAGAACAAAATCGACATTATCAACGTGTCATCACAGCTTCACAGCCAGGGAATTCACTCTTTTCAGCAGGTACGTTACGCGCAAATTGAGCCGGGTGGTCAGCTAACCGTGGTGTGTGAGGGCTCGGAAATGCCGTCCATTATCATGATGAAGGACGGCAAAATCCGTTTCTATGAGCTGGAGTCGGTGGATAAAGATGAAGCGTGGCTCAAGGAGCAGATGACCAGGCTCTCGATCAAACCGGAAGATGTTTTTATCGCCGAGTTTTGGGGCGGAGAAATACACTTTATCCTGAACTCGGGCGAGAAACGTCACTGA
- a CDS encoding DMT family transporter, translating into MLNTYVILAISICAETLATTMMKASDGFSRLIPSVVVVVGYAISFYGLSQVVKTMNIGIAYAIWAGMGIFLVSVMSFLFYKQKLDLPAIAGMLFIAVGIMIIQLFSKSVTH; encoded by the coding sequence ATGCTTAATACTTACGTTATTCTCGCCATTTCTATCTGCGCTGAAACCCTGGCCACTACCATGATGAAAGCTTCGGATGGGTTTAGCCGGCTGATTCCCAGCGTGGTGGTGGTTGTGGGCTACGCAATTTCATTCTATGGCCTCTCCCAGGTGGTGAAGACCATGAATATTGGTATCGCCTATGCGATTTGGGCGGGCATGGGGATCTTTTTGGTTTCGGTGATGTCATTCCTGTTTTATAAACAGAAGCTCGATCTTCCGGCTATCGCAGGGATGCTGTTTATTGCCGTGGGCATTATGATTATTCAGCTTTTCTCGAAGTCCGTTACCCACTAA
- the argE gene encoding acetylornithine deacetylase: protein MNKRLLTLLQKLLARDTTSRESNMALIDDIRDYLAEWGIGAELFHSEDGRKANLYAVLGPSGGGGVMLSGHTDVVPVDGQKWSVPPFDMTFHDGRYYGRGAADMKGFIACVLASVPAFLEQPLRMPLHLAFSYDEEVGCLGVRSMVEHLRASKEKPALCIVGEPTEMRPVYGHKGKIAMRCEVHGHACHSAYAQQGVNAIEYASRLIGKLGETRDALTQTTDARFEPPFSTLQVGTIQGGSALNIVPQRCQFDFEIRYLPGVEVTTLVDDIQRYARQTLEPSMQSVSAASTIRFTPLSAYPGLLTDAQSAFAGWLAQWCGSDDFATVAFGTEGGLFDEAGIATLICGPGSMEQGHKPDEFVAEEQLQKCMAMLENLRQWMSY, encoded by the coding sequence ATGAATAAACGGCTGCTTACCCTGTTGCAAAAACTGCTGGCGCGGGACACCACAAGCCGGGAGTCGAACATGGCGCTGATCGACGATATACGCGATTACCTCGCGGAATGGGGCATTGGCGCTGAGCTTTTCCACAGCGAAGATGGACGCAAAGCCAATCTTTATGCGGTACTTGGCCCTTCCGGAGGCGGCGGAGTGATGCTGTCCGGCCATACCGATGTGGTACCGGTGGACGGGCAAAAGTGGAGCGTTCCCCCTTTCGACATGACTTTTCATGATGGACGCTATTACGGGCGCGGCGCGGCGGACATGAAAGGCTTTATCGCCTGCGTGCTGGCCTCCGTTCCGGCGTTTCTTGAGCAGCCTCTTAGAATGCCGCTGCACCTTGCCTTCTCCTACGATGAAGAAGTGGGCTGTCTCGGCGTACGCAGCATGGTAGAGCATCTACGCGCCTCAAAGGAGAAACCAGCACTTTGTATTGTTGGCGAGCCGACTGAAATGCGCCCGGTTTACGGACACAAGGGCAAAATCGCCATGCGCTGTGAAGTGCACGGCCATGCCTGCCACTCTGCCTATGCCCAACAGGGCGTGAACGCCATTGAATATGCTTCCCGGCTGATCGGCAAGCTGGGGGAGACCCGCGATGCGCTAACCCAAACCACCGATGCCCGCTTTGAACCTCCTTTCAGCACTCTCCAGGTCGGCACCATTCAAGGCGGCAGCGCGCTAAACATTGTGCCTCAGAGGTGTCAGTTTGATTTTGAAATCCGCTATCTGCCGGGCGTTGAAGTTACCACGCTGGTTGACGATATTCAGCGCTATGCACGGCAAACGCTGGAGCCCAGCATGCAAAGCGTCTCTGCGGCAAGCACCATTCGTTTTACCCCGCTGAGCGCCTATCCTGGCCTGCTGACGGACGCTCAGTCGGCATTTGCCGGCTGGCTGGCGCAGTGGTGCGGCAGCGATGACTTCGCCACCGTTGCGTTTGGCACCGAGGGAGGACTTTTTGACGAAGCCGGGATCGCCACCCTGATTTGTGGCCCCGGCAGCATGGAACAGGGCCACAAGCCCGATGAGTTCGTGGCCGAAGAGCAGCTGCAAAAATGCATGGCGATGCTGGAGAATCTGCGCCAGTGGATGAGCTACTGA
- the mtfA gene encoding DgsA anti-repressor MtfA: MIKWPWKASESTTTSVLPWEQALAIPVLASLSETEQQKLTALAARFLQQKRLVPLQGFALDDLKSARIALLFCLPVLELGIEWLDGFHEVLLYPAPFIVDDEWQDDFGLVHNQRVVQSGQSWQQGPVVLNWLDVQDSFDASGFNLIIHEVAHKLDSRNGDRASGVPLIALRDVAGWEHDLHAAMDSIQDEIDMVGENAASIDAYAATDPAECFAVLSEYFFSAPQLFTPRFASLYQRFCQFYGQDPAQRLLERENSPGMAGNTVH, from the coding sequence ATGATTAAGTGGCCCTGGAAAGCAAGTGAGTCAACCACCACCTCCGTTTTGCCCTGGGAGCAGGCTTTAGCTATTCCCGTGCTGGCGTCTCTCAGTGAAACCGAACAGCAGAAATTGACAGCCCTTGCGGCGCGCTTTTTGCAGCAAAAACGTCTGGTTCCGCTGCAGGGTTTTGCGCTGGATGATTTGAAGTCAGCTCGTATTGCCCTGCTGTTTTGCCTGCCCGTGCTGGAGCTGGGCATCGAATGGCTGGACGGTTTCCACGAGGTTCTGCTCTACCCTGCGCCGTTTATTGTTGATGACGAATGGCAGGACGACTTCGGCCTGGTGCATAACCAGCGCGTGGTGCAGTCCGGCCAAAGCTGGCAGCAGGGGCCCGTTGTGCTGAACTGGCTGGACGTGCAGGACTCTTTCGACGCATCCGGGTTTAACCTGATTATCCATGAAGTCGCCCACAAGCTGGACAGCCGTAACGGCGACCGCGCCAGCGGCGTACCGCTGATTGCCTTACGGGATGTTGCCGGCTGGGAGCATGATCTTCACGCCGCGATGGACAGCATCCAGGATGAGATTGATATGGTGGGCGAAAACGCTGCCAGCATCGACGCCTATGCCGCCACCGACCCGGCAGAGTGTTTCGCGGTGCTTTCCGAGTATTTCTTCAGCGCTCCTCAGCTCTTCACTCCGCGCTTTGCTTCGCTTTATCAGAGGTTTTGCCAGTTCTATGGGCAGGATCCTGCCCAACGTCTGCTTGAGAGAGAAAACTCCCCCGGTATGGCCGGGAATACGGTGCATTAA
- a CDS encoding ABC transporter substrate-binding protein, with amino-acid sequence MFTSSHSKALFTCMAAALPFLLGSGAQAAVMTPGQLTVGSDITFPPYEYLDGKTPAGFDIEFINGVAEAMKLKPVYVDTRFTSLIPGLQAKRFELIASALFITPERQKVIDMVPYLKTGESLLALSDASFKPSKPEELCGHKVGSMQGTYWLEKLHTLSADYCVKQGLKPIAVSEFSTDPQTTQALLSHAVEVQMTDAAVASQVVDKMKGRLAVTSTELLYPVLVGLGVSKTNPELKKELNEGIAAFKASGKYSALVKKYHLAEPSAAEVQASSL; translated from the coding sequence ATGTTTACATCTTCACATAGCAAAGCGTTATTTACCTGCATGGCGGCGGCGCTGCCATTCCTGCTGGGCAGCGGCGCTCAGGCGGCCGTGATGACCCCCGGCCAGCTGACGGTGGGCAGCGACATTACCTTTCCGCCGTATGAGTACCTCGACGGCAAAACGCCTGCGGGCTTCGATATTGAGTTTATCAACGGCGTGGCCGAAGCGATGAAGCTCAAACCTGTCTATGTGGATACACGTTTTACCAGCCTGATCCCAGGTCTGCAGGCTAAGCGTTTTGAGCTGATTGCCTCTGCGCTTTTTATCACCCCCGAGCGCCAGAAAGTGATCGACATGGTGCCTTACCTGAAAACCGGTGAGTCGCTGTTGGCCCTGAGCGACGCCAGCTTTAAACCGAGCAAACCGGAAGAGCTTTGCGGGCATAAAGTTGGTTCGATGCAGGGCACCTACTGGCTGGAAAAACTGCACACGCTTTCTGCCGACTACTGCGTGAAGCAGGGGCTGAAGCCGATTGCGGTGAGTGAATTTTCCACCGATCCGCAGACCACTCAGGCGCTGCTTTCTCATGCGGTAGAAGTGCAGATGACCGACGCCGCCGTGGCAAGCCAGGTGGTGGATAAAATGAAAGGTCGTCTGGCCGTGACCTCGACGGAACTGCTGTACCCGGTGCTGGTCGGCCTCGGGGTAAGTAAAACAAACCCGGAGCTGAAAAAAGAGCTGAACGAGGGGATTGCGGCCTTTAAAGCCAGCGGCAAGTACTCCGCCTTAGTGAAAAAGTATCACCTGGCGGAGCCGTCCGCAGCCGAAGTTCAGGCCAGCAGCCTGTAA
- a CDS encoding LysR substrate-binding domain-containing protein, protein MTHFTLKQLKYFVTVVEAQSIAEASRQLHIAQPSVSIAIKNLEDTFEQQFFIRHHAQGVSLTPGGLRFYEKARELLRLSYQFEQNAKADNDLVSGTIAIGCFESAAPLYLPRLIAGFRKLYPEITIRLYDGEQNELTHGLHRGRFDLAFMYNLELETTLHTERLNAPQKPYALLPADHSLAKKSSVTLDELSREPMILLDVIPSKSYFMNIFTDKGLHPQVAYSSPSIEMVRCMVGQGMGFSVLVTRPCTDVTYDGQRVRQVEIIDEMADSTLVMAYLRNNEPTRPTRLFMDYCRTFELMPGTAVEDL, encoded by the coding sequence ATGACACATTTCACGCTTAAGCAGCTCAAGTACTTTGTCACCGTCGTTGAAGCGCAGAGCATCGCCGAGGCCTCAAGGCAGCTGCATATCGCCCAGCCTTCCGTTTCCATTGCCATCAAGAACCTGGAGGACACCTTTGAGCAGCAGTTTTTCATCCGCCACCATGCGCAAGGGGTCTCGCTGACGCCCGGAGGGCTCCGGTTTTATGAAAAAGCCCGCGAGCTGCTGCGGCTTTCATACCAGTTCGAGCAAAATGCCAAAGCGGATAACGACCTTGTCTCCGGCACCATCGCCATCGGCTGCTTCGAGTCGGCAGCGCCGCTCTACCTGCCGAGGCTCATCGCCGGGTTTCGCAAGCTTTACCCTGAAATCACTATCCGGCTGTACGACGGCGAGCAAAATGAGCTGACCCACGGCCTGCACCGCGGACGCTTTGATCTGGCTTTTATGTACAACCTCGAGCTGGAAACCACGCTGCATACCGAAAGGCTGAACGCCCCCCAGAAACCTTATGCCCTGCTGCCTGCCGACCATTCGCTGGCGAAAAAATCCTCCGTGACGCTGGATGAACTGAGCCGCGAACCGATGATCCTGCTGGACGTCATCCCCAGCAAAAGCTACTTCATGAACATATTCACCGACAAAGGCCTGCACCCTCAGGTCGCCTACAGCTCGCCGTCCATCGAGATGGTGCGCTGTATGGTCGGCCAGGGAATGGGCTTTTCGGTGCTGGTCACCCGCCCCTGCACGGACGTGACCTACGACGGCCAGCGCGTCAGGCAGGTAGAAATTATCGATGAGATGGCGGACTCGACGCTGGTGATGGCCTATTTACGCAATAATGAGCCGACGCGCCCGACGCGTTTATTTATGGATTACTGCCGCACGTTTGAGCTAATGCCGGGAACGGCGGTGGAAGATTTATAG
- a CDS encoding AbrB/MazE/SpoVT family DNA-binding domain-containing protein: MYKTRLKKVGGSIMLAVPPALLKTLKLTTDSEVSMTVDNGCLIIEPQKRPRYSLEELLAQCDPHAEISEEDREWIDAPAVGKEIL, translated from the coding sequence ATGTATAAAACTCGCCTGAAAAAGGTCGGCGGCTCCATCATGCTGGCGGTTCCTCCCGCCCTGCTGAAAACGCTGAAGCTGACGACGGACAGCGAAGTGAGTATGACCGTTGATAATGGCTGCCTGATTATTGAACCCCAGAAACGGCCCCGTTATTCTCTTGAGGAGCTTCTGGCGCAGTGCGATCCGCACGCTGAAATAAGCGAAGAGGATCGAGAATGGATTGATGCGCCTGCGGTTGGCAAGGAGATCCTGTAG
- a CDS encoding DUF1028 domain-containing protein: MTFSIAARCRETGQLGIAISSSSIAVGARCPWLVPGVGAVSSQNITLPALGPMVLSKLGEGVTPQEALQLVVSEPLHSDYRQVTVIDSKGKTACHSGTKSLGIYHAVEGDNCVAAGNMLADKGVINAMIERFEQSGGALADRLIAALEAALEQGGEAGPVHSAALTVVDTVAWPIVDLRVDWADDNPIARLHSLWLAYKPQMQDYLIRALDPREAPRYGVPGDE; encoded by the coding sequence ATGACATTCTCTATCGCCGCGCGCTGCCGGGAAACCGGCCAGCTTGGCATCGCGATTAGCTCGTCCAGTATCGCGGTTGGCGCACGCTGCCCCTGGCTGGTACCGGGCGTTGGCGCCGTGTCGAGCCAGAATATTACCCTCCCCGCGCTGGGGCCGATGGTGCTGTCAAAACTGGGAGAGGGAGTCACGCCGCAGGAGGCACTCCAGTTGGTCGTTAGCGAACCCCTGCATAGCGACTACCGCCAGGTCACGGTGATAGACAGCAAGGGGAAAACAGCCTGCCACAGCGGTACAAAATCGCTGGGTATTTACCACGCCGTTGAGGGGGATAACTGCGTGGCGGCGGGCAATATGCTGGCCGATAAAGGGGTGATTAACGCCATGATCGAGCGCTTCGAACAAAGCGGCGGTGCGCTGGCAGATCGCCTGATAGCCGCGCTTGAAGCGGCGCTGGAGCAAGGCGGTGAGGCCGGGCCCGTGCATTCCGCTGCGTTAACAGTCGTGGATACGGTAGCCTGGCCGATCGTTGATCTGCGCGTAGACTGGGCGGACGATAACCCTATTGCCAGGCTGCATTCGCTCTGGCTGGCCTATAAACCACAAATGCAGGATTACCTTATTCGTGCGCTCGATCCGCGTGAAGCCCCCCGCTACGGCGTGCCTGGCGATGAATAA
- a CDS encoding MBL fold metallo-hydrolase, whose translation MSITISVLLENRLKPGSKNLLRAKAGLSLLIQDKNDSILFDTGPDDSFMHNAGLMGVDLTNLTAAVLSHGHYDHCGGVPWIPDTCRIICHPMVANERYSAVRFPGYTARIKKLSIHNNFSRFRMEYSSTPLHIGERFMWSGEIPVAKPRAYGVIGHKNTKADYVKDEGVLIYKSDFGLIIFIGCGHRGLIDIVRHCQNITGVNHIHAIFGGFHLRCASPLRLWKVRQFLHLHKPDKIMGCHCTGKWGRLWLPEAVSPVTGDVYVLG comes from the coding sequence ATGTCCATAACCATCAGCGTCCTGCTGGAAAACCGACTTAAGCCCGGATCTAAAAATTTGCTGCGTGCTAAAGCCGGACTTAGTCTGTTGATTCAAGATAAAAATGATTCAATTCTGTTTGATACCGGCCCTGATGATAGCTTCATGCATAATGCAGGTTTAATGGGAGTCGATTTGACAAACCTTACCGCAGCTGTACTTTCCCACGGTCACTATGACCATTGTGGCGGTGTTCCGTGGATACCTGACACATGTCGGATAATATGCCATCCAATGGTGGCGAATGAGCGCTACTCGGCAGTAAGGTTTCCAGGCTATACCGCCAGAATAAAAAAATTGTCGATACATAATAATTTTTCACGTTTTCGCATGGAGTACAGCAGTACCCCACTACATATCGGGGAACGTTTTATGTGGTCAGGAGAGATCCCTGTAGCCAAACCGCGTGCTTACGGTGTAATCGGTCATAAGAATACGAAAGCGGATTATGTAAAAGATGAGGGGGTTTTAATTTATAAATCCGACTTTGGGCTGATCATTTTTATCGGTTGTGGTCATCGTGGGTTGATTGATATCGTACGTCACTGCCAGAATATAACCGGGGTAAATCATATTCATGCCATTTTCGGTGGTTTTCATCTGCGCTGTGCATCACCCCTAAGGCTCTGGAAGGTAAGACAGTTTCTACACCTTCACAAACCAGATAAAATAATGGGTTGTCATTGTACTGGTAAATGGGGCCGCTTGTGGTTGCCGGAAGCAGTCTCTCCGGTAACAGGTGATGTTTATGTTCTTGGGTAG
- a CDS encoding HdeD family acid-resistance protein: MIQIALLLFGVDFMRSRVKYLILLGGLWSLLGVAIFLDGLDGVTYFPLRFFGLLLLMESLVTLSIASGGVGAQKAVLYFKGGIFCFVSLLILSNQTYSNLLLAIVFGFAYFVIGLFVIFSAWIVRFPHWKSALTNGFAQIIFAIFMFSPYPTHYKATVSFFLGTLMIYSGIHTVRLALRVARLREGTSVFDLLVPAGIGFEVKKGADAKPKAPEPESDDFREPLTVHIWTPEGTASASTIPRPVINRYIAAVDSEGVISTGHAALEVPPGIYISLYPAEDIDRSPSEFLNTLKATRDNDVPGTFQPDYVTEAAEWCHSDRKIYFHRYNGKALQRFWSAYKLTKTYNLTYRNCSSSVAYALEASLDGVLSKRTKSWLSILRTLAMPELWIAAQVRKRAVSMAWTPGLVMDYARALRSIVHPVPEPWYQRVSFKWRDEGKSGE; this comes from the coding sequence GTGATTCAGATTGCTTTGTTACTGTTTGGCGTCGACTTCATGCGCTCAAGGGTCAAATACCTGATCCTGCTGGGCGGCCTGTGGAGTCTGCTCGGGGTGGCTATATTCCTGGACGGTCTGGACGGCGTGACGTACTTCCCTCTGCGCTTCTTTGGCCTGCTTTTGCTGATGGAAAGCCTGGTGACGCTCAGTATTGCTTCCGGCGGCGTCGGGGCGCAAAAAGCGGTGCTTTACTTCAAAGGCGGCATCTTTTGTTTTGTCTCGCTGCTTATCTTATCAAACCAGACCTACAGCAATTTGCTGCTGGCTATCGTCTTCGGCTTCGCCTATTTCGTGATTGGTCTGTTCGTTATTTTTTCGGCCTGGATTGTTCGCTTCCCGCACTGGAAGAGCGCCCTGACCAACGGTTTCGCGCAAATCATCTTCGCCATTTTTATGTTCAGCCCGTACCCAACGCATTACAAGGCAACGGTCTCCTTCTTTCTCGGAACGCTGATGATTTATAGTGGCATTCATACCGTCCGGCTTGCACTTCGCGTGGCACGCCTCAGGGAAGGCACCTCTGTCTTTGACCTTTTGGTGCCTGCGGGGATAGGTTTTGAGGTAAAAAAAGGGGCTGACGCAAAGCCTAAAGCCCCAGAGCCGGAGAGCGATGATTTCCGCGAACCTCTTACGGTGCATATCTGGACCCCGGAAGGCACCGCCAGCGCCTCGACCATTCCACGCCCGGTCATCAACCGTTATATCGCCGCCGTGGACTCTGAAGGTGTCATTTCAACCGGCCATGCGGCGCTGGAAGTCCCGCCCGGTATTTACATCAGCCTTTATCCTGCAGAAGATATCGACCGCTCGCCGTCTGAATTTTTGAATACGCTTAAGGCCACCCGCGATAACGACGTGCCGGGGACGTTCCAGCCGGACTATGTCACCGAAGCGGCAGAGTGGTGCCACTCAGATCGTAAAATCTATTTCCACCGGTACAACGGCAAAGCCTTACAGCGCTTCTGGAGCGCCTACAAGCTAACCAAAACCTACAACCTGACTTACCGAAATTGCTCAAGCAGCGTTGCCTATGCGCTGGAAGCGTCGCTCGATGGCGTGCTGTCAAAACGCACAAAAAGCTGGTTATCAATACTCAGAACGCTTGCGATGCCAGAACTCTGGATAGCCGCTCAGGTACGCAAACGTGCCGTATCTATGGCCTGGACGCCGGGCCTGGTGATGGATTACGCTCGCGCGCTGCGCAGTATCGTACACCCTGTCCCCGAGCCCTGGTATCAACGCGTTTCCTTCAAATGGCGTGACGAAGGAAAGAGCGGCGAATAG
- a CDS encoding type II toxin-antitoxin system PemK/MazF family toxin, producing MDRGEIWLVSLDPIAGHEQSGKFPVLIVSKASFNKLARLPVVVPVTSGGNFTRTAGFTVSLDGAGTKTTGVIRCDQPRTIDMGARSGKRLERIPDAVVNEVLARLEAILS from the coding sequence ATGGACAGAGGGGAAATCTGGCTCGTTTCGCTGGATCCGATTGCCGGCCACGAGCAAAGCGGAAAATTTCCGGTGCTTATCGTATCAAAGGCGTCGTTTAACAAGCTGGCCCGGCTCCCGGTTGTTGTTCCCGTCACCAGCGGAGGAAACTTTACCCGCACAGCCGGTTTTACCGTCTCACTGGACGGCGCGGGAACAAAAACGACGGGCGTTATTCGCTGCGACCAGCCCAGAACCATTGATATGGGAGCCCGGAGCGGTAAGCGACTGGAACGTATACCCGATGCTGTGGTGAATGAAGTGCTGGCCCGACTGGAAGCCATTCTGAGCTGA
- a CDS encoding RidA family protein, with amino-acid sequence MPTHTRIRMFNTKETYPNQSLNNDLCQAVRAGNTVYVRGQVGTDFEGNLIGLGDPQAQAEQAMKNVKQLLEEAGSDLSHIVKTTTYIIDPRYREPVYQEVGKWLKGVFPISTGLVVSALGQPQWLMEIDVIAVIPDDSQGEK; translated from the coding sequence ATGCCAACGCATACCCGTATTCGCATGTTTAACACCAAAGAAACCTACCCAAACCAGTCGCTGAACAACGATCTCTGCCAGGCGGTACGCGCCGGTAACACCGTCTATGTTCGCGGCCAGGTCGGGACCGACTTTGAGGGCAACCTGATTGGACTGGGCGATCCGCAGGCTCAGGCCGAGCAGGCGATGAAGAACGTGAAACAGCTGCTGGAAGAGGCCGGAAGCGACCTTTCCCATATCGTCAAAACAACGACCTATATTATCGATCCGCGCTACCGTGAACCGGTTTATCAGGAAGTGGGTAAATGGCTGAAAGGGGTATTCCCGATCTCTACCGGTCTGGTGGTCTCTGCTCTGGGCCAGCCGCAATGGCTCATGGAGATCGATGTCATTGCGGTAATACCGGACGATTCACAGGGGGAAAAATGA